In the genome of Candidatus Poribacteria bacterium, the window TGCACAGTTGGGAATCGCTGGCATCTATCCTCAAAGGTGGATATACAGACGGCATTCTGTGTGACATTGGGATGCCCGTTATGCATAAAAACGTTCGGTATAACTGCCGGGTTTTCGTATTGGATGGCAAGCTCCTGTTAATTCGTCCGAAGATGATCCTGGCAAGCGATGGTAATTATCGGGAGCATCGCTGGTTCACAGCCTGGGAACGGGGCTGGAGAACCGAACTGTATACGCTTCCTCGTGAGATTGCCGAACTCACTGAACAGCGGACGGTGCCTATCGGTATAGCGGCGATTGCGACTGCGGACACACTCTTGGCTTCGGAGACCTGCGAGGAACTCTTTGTGCCGATGAGTCCACATATTCACTTCGGCAATGCGGGTGTTGAAATTATAGCGAACGGATCGGGCTCTCACCACGAGTTACGGAAATTAGACACACGCATCGCACTCATCAGGAACGCAAGTGCCAAAAACGGTGGCGTCTATCTCTATGCCAACCAGCAAGGCTGTGATGGCGGTCGACTCTATTTCGACGGCTGTGCGCTGATCGCCCAAAACGGTGAGATTTTAGCGCAAGGCTCCCAATTCTCACTCAAAGATGTAGAGGTCGTCACGGCGACAGTAGACCTTCACGATGTGCGTGCGTATCGCGGTGCGAAGGCGAGTCGGGCTGTACAGGCGAGCAAAACGGAGCCGTTGCCCCAAGTAGATATTGACTTTGATGTGGGAATGGAAGGATGGAAGGATGGAACGGAGGATCGCCAATCTTCCAATCTTCCAATCGAGCCGCATACGCACGAACCGGAAGAAGAGATCGCCCTGGGTCCGGCCTGTTGGCTCTGGGATTATCTACGCAGATCCGGTGCGGCGGGGTATTTCATTCCGCTTTCCGGAGGTGCTGACAGCGGTGCCGTTGCGACGCTTGTCGGTTCCATGTGTCAATTGGTGGCAAAAGCGATATACGACAAAGATGCCGCTGTTCTTCGCGATGTAGAGCGGTGGCTGGAGGACGGTGAAACTCCCGACGTTTTCACGGATCCACGTGTGCTTGCGAATCGTCTCCTGTATACGTGCTACATCGGGACGGAGAATAGTTCGCACGACACCCAAAAACGCGCGAAACGGCTCGCGGAACAGATCGGGGCGGACCATCTCAACATCAATATGGATGGACTTGTCAAAGCGCTGCAGACGCTTTTTACCCGTATCACACGGAAGACCCCTCGCTTTAAGGTCGAAGGGGGTACCTATAGAGAGAATCAAGCACTTCAAAACATACAGGCACGGTTACGCATGGTCCTCAGTTATCTGTTCGCGCAGATGATGCCGTGGGTGCGGAATCAGGACGGCACGCTCCTTGTATTAGGCACGGGTAATGTTGATGAGGCATTACGGGGCTATCTGACAAAATATGATTGTAGTAGCGGAGACATCAACCCGATCGGCGGGATTAGCAAACACGACTTACGTCGATTCCTGAATTGGGCTAAAGACAACCTCGGTTATACGGCTCTCTCGGAAATTGTTGATGCGCCACCGACAGCGGAACTGGAACCGATCACCGAAACCTATAC includes:
- the nadE gene encoding NAD(+) synthase → MKAILATCNLNQWSLDFEGNTERIIESIEIAKEHGARYRLGPELEITGYSCEDHFLELDTLLHSWESLASILKGGYTDGILCDIGMPVMHKNVRYNCRVFVLDGKLLLIRPKMILASDGNYREHRWFTAWERGWRTELYTLPREIAELTEQRTVPIGIAAIATADTLLASETCEELFVPMSPHIHFGNAGVEIIANGSGSHHELRKLDTRIALIRNASAKNGGVYLYANQQGCDGGRLYFDGCALIAQNGEILAQGSQFSLKDVEVVTATVDLHDVRAYRGAKASRAVQASKTEPLPQVDIDFDVGMEGWKDGTEDRQSSNLPIEPHTHEPEEEIALGPACWLWDYLRRSGAAGYFIPLSGGADSGAVATLVGSMCQLVAKAIYDKDAAVLRDVERWLEDGETPDVFTDPRVLANRLLYTCYIGTENSSHDTQKRAKRLAEQIGADHLNINMDGLVKALQTLFTRITRKTPRFKVEGGTYRENQALQNIQARLRMVLSYLFAQMMPWVRNQDGTLLVLGTGNVDEALRGYLTKYDCSSGDINPIGGISKHDLRRFLNWAKDNLGYTALSEIVDAPPTAELEPITETYTQTDEDDMGMTYAELSRFGQLRKMEQCGPVSMFDKLVQEWNHLPPSEIAEKVKRFFRYYAINRHKMTTLTPSYHAESYSPDDNRFDLRQFLYNVRWTWQFRRIDAYVKKLEAEP